Part of the Erwinia amylovora genome is shown below.
CTCATCTGTTTATGATTATGAGCCAAACGATCATCATACGGGTCATGCCTCCTTCGGGAAGCATGGCCTTTTTGTTTTTAATCTCCGAAAAAGGAATTAACCATGACCCGATTAGTATCTCGCTTTGGCGCGGTAAACCTCGTTCGCCGTGACCGCCCGCTAACCCGCGATGAACTGGCCCACTATGTGCCGAGTGTCTTCAGCGAGGAGAAACATGAATCTCGCAGCGACCGGTACACCTACATCCCTACCATTACCCTGCTCGATAACCTGAAACGTGAAGGCTTCCAGCCGTTCTTTGCCTGCCAGACGCGTGTGCGGGACTGGGGATATTTGACCGAGTGGAAGAGAAGCGTAATGCCATGCAGTCGCTGATGTTACCGCCACCAGCACAGCAGGCGATGGCGAAAGCAGCATTGACCTATCGCTTTGGTGAAGAGCATCAGCCGGTGACGGAATCGCAGATCCTTTCCCCGCGCCGCTGGCAGGATGAAAGCAATGACCTGTGGACGACTTACCAGCGCATTCAGGAGAACTTGATAAAAGGCTGGTTGTCGGGACGAACGACTAAAGGCAAACGTGCACATACCCGTGCTGTAAAAGGTATCGATGGTGATGTGAAGCTCAATCGCGCCCTGTGGGTGATGGCCGAGAATATGCTGCAGCTTGTCTCATGAACCTTTTTATTATCCCTTCCCTCAGGCCTTGCCAATAAACCGGCGAGGCTTTTTGTTTTAAGGAACAAATATGTCTGTATTTAATTTATCCCCGGTATTTCCTGCAAACGAGCAACGCGTCATTCGTCGGGCATTACGCCTGCTGGAGAAATATCAGCGTCAACCGAGTGAGCCATTTACCTCCACCAGCTTCACTAAGACCTGGCTGCAATTACAGATGGCTCATCAGGAGCGTGAAGTTTTTATCGTGATGTATCTCGACAATCAGCACTGCCTGCTGGGATGCGAAACACTGTTTACCGGCACACTTAGCCAAACCGAAGTGCATCC
Proteins encoded:
- the radC gene encoding RadC family protein, which encodes MSVFNLSPVFPANEQRVIRRALRLLEKYQRQPSEPFTSTSFTKTWLQLQMAHQEREVFIVMYLDNQHCLLGCETLFTGTLSQTEVHPREVVKLALKHNAAAVILAHNHPSGTTEISQQDKHITQRIVKALALVEVRVLDHLVVGNEVVSFAEQGLL